A stretch of DNA from Catenulispora acidiphila DSM 44928:
GTGAACCCCGCCGGCGGGGCGATCTCCGGTACATGGGTCGAGATCCGGTAGATGCCCTCTGCGATCTCATCGGTGCGCGTCTCCATGGCCTGGCAGTTACCCCCGGCCAGCGCCCCGACTCCATCGCGCCACACCCACCACCCGTTCGCCCCCGCAGCGATTCCCACCGCGATAGCGTGAACGCATGACAGGTCAAGATCTCCTCGTCGACGCCTTCGGGCGGGTCCACGAGAGCGTCCACGCCGCCGTCGCCGGACTGACTCTGGAACAACTGCACCGCCGCCTCGACGGCGACGCGAACCCGGTCGGCTGGCTCATCTGGCACCTGGCCCGGGTCCAGGACGACCACGTCGCCGACGTCGCAGGGCTGGAACAGGCGTGGACCTCGCAAGGGTTCGACGCCAAGTTCGGCTCGCCGTACCCGGCGGCCGACGTCGGGTACGGACAGTCCTCCGGCGAGGTCGGCAAGCTGAACGTGCCCTCCATCGAAGTGCTGACCGCCTACCACGACGCCGTGCACGAGCTGACCGTCGGCTACGTCGCAGGCCTGACGGACGACGACTTCGACCGCGTCGTCGACACCCGCTGGGACCCGCCGGTGACGCTGGGCGTGCGGCTGATCAGCGTCGTGAGCGACACCATGCAGCACGTCGGGCAGGCCGCCTACGTGCGCGGGATCCTGCTGCGCGACCAGTAGCGGGCAGAAGCGGGCAGAAGCGGAGTTGCCTCCGGCGGTACGGCGAACGCCTGCCGCCGGGGGTAGCGTCGGGGGTGATGAGCTCGGTGTATGCGGAGCGGCGGTCGCGGCGGGTGCCGGGGCGGTTTGTGGTGTGCGCGTGGACTCGGGTGAATCTGGGGGATGGGGAGCATCGGCAGTTGGTGGTGCCCGATGGGTGCTCGGATTTGACGTGGCAGGGCGGCGTTGTGCGGCTCGTCGGGCCGGATCGGGGGGCTTGGCGGGCGGGGTTGGCTGCGGGGGCGGCGGTCGCGGGGGTGCGGTTGCGGGCGGGGGCGGCGCGGTTGCTGCTCGGGCGGATGCCGGTTGACGAGGTCCGGGATGCGCAGGTGCCGTTGGAGTCGCTGACCGGGGGCGTGGGCGAGCTGACCGAGCGGTTGGCGGCGACCGATTCTCCGTGGGCGGCGGCACGGGTGCTGGAGGACTTCGTTGCGGCGCTCACGCCGCGCTATGAGCCCGATGGCGCGGTCGAGCAGGTGGTCAGGATGCTGCGGCCCGGCGAGACGCCGCAGGTTCCGGCGCTCGCCGACGCGGTGGGTCTGTCCGAGCGGCAGCTGCGGCGGCGGTTCACCGAGGCGGTCGGCTACGGGCCGAAGACGCTGCACGGCATCCTACGTTTCCAGCACGCGCTGGACCTGGGCCGCCGCGCCGAGCCGTACGGACTGGCCGCGATCGCGCACGAAGCCGGCTACGCCGACCAGGCGCACTTCACCCGCGAGGTCCGGCGGCTGGCCGGGATGACGCCGACCGAGCTGCTCGGCTCCGGCGGGTAGGGCTGAGCCCTGGCGAGGGCAGCTGCTCGGCTCCGGCAGCTAGCGCTGAGCCCTGGCGAGGGCGGCCGTTTGTGGGCCAGCCCGATTTTTCGCGGCGGTGCGGCTCAGCGGAATGGATCGCATCGCAAAGCCCTGCTTCGAGATGCCAAAAGGCCAGCCTTCACAGCCTCCCGTAAGCCCGCAGCACCCGCAGCGCCTTCACCGTCACGATCGGCCGCGCCTCCATCTCGGTGGTCGGGGACCACTTCGCCCAATTGATCGGCCAGCCGCCGTCCGGGTGCTGCGATGCGGCCAGGTGGTCCAGGCTGCGCCGCATCTCCTCGTCGGTGAACCAGGAGCGGGCCAGGCTGTCGGGTTGCGGGGCGTAGTCGTGCGGCAGGTGGTGCTCTCCCTCGGCGTAGCCCGGCGCGATCACGGCGTCCTCGGGGTGGGCCGGGTCCAGTAGGACTGTGCGCTGCTCGCGCAGCAGCTTGCCGATGCGGTCGGCCTGTTCGGCGGCCCAGGTTCGGTCCGGTGCGGCCTGCAGGAAGATCAGTGCCGACTCCACTCCATAGGGATGGGTCTGCTCCATCGTCTCGACCTCGCGGCGGGCGAAGGCCAGGGCGGGCGCGATCCAGGGGTGCGCGATGCCGCTGCGCAGGACCGGGCCAAGGATCTGGCCGGTGGTGAGCAGGTCGGCGGCGGGGTCGGCGGTGATCGGGAGCCATGGCGGGCGCGGGTAGGCGGCCAGGGTCGGCAGTACCGCGGCGACGCCGCCCTCGGCGGTGGTGACCGTGGTCAGCCAGTCCAGGATCGGGATCACGGAGGCGGCGTCGAGGCGGTCGGCGTCCTGGAGCACGGCCAGGGCGGTGGCGGCGGTCAGCGGCTGGGGCGCCGGGCCGCGGACGTCGGGTTCGAGTCCGTAGGCGTATCCGCCGTCGGCGGTCCGGTACGCCGCGAGCGCCGCGGCCAGTGCCGAGCCGTCGGGCGCGCCGCCGAACAGGACCTCGAAGCGCCGCTGTTCCAGGACGCGGCCGGAAGCCCACACGAACGCCGCCGCTCGGGAGATGATCTCGTTCATGCCTCGACGCTAGCCGGGCGGCAGGGCACGGTCTTGAACGTTCCGGCCACCGCCGCGCACCGTGCCGAAGGCCACAGCGCTCCCACAGGACACGTACAGGGTCCTGCTCTAAGGTCGGCTATGACGTAGCAGTGAACATGTTCCAGTTTTCGTTGGGAGCCCATAGTCGTGAGCGCAGCGCATATCGGTTACGCCGCCATGTTGGAGCAGTTCGGTCCGATCGAGGTCACCGAATACTCGGCGCTGGCCGAGCAGCACGGCTTCACCGGGACCATGGCCGCCGACCACTTCCAGCCGTGGGTGCCGCAGCAGGGGAACGCGCCGTTCGTCTGGAACGTGCTGACCGCCATCGGCGAGCGCACCGGGACCGACCTCGGGCCCGGCGTGACATGCCCCTCGTTCCGGATGCACCCGGCGATGGTGGCGCAGGCCTCGGCGACGCTGGCGGCGATGTATCCCGACCGGCACTGGCTGGGCCTGGGCTCCGGGGAGGCGTTGAACGAGCACATCGTCGGCGGGTACTGGCCCGAGGCGCCGACCCGGGTCGCGATGATGTTCGAGGCCATCGAGGTGATCAACAAGCTGTTCACCGGCAAGGACGTCAAGCACGCCGGCAAGTACTTCACGCTGGAGACCACCCGGCTGTGGACGGTGCCGGCCACGCCGCCGCCGATCTACATCGCCGCCGCCGGCCCGTACACCTCGCGCAAGACCGGCGAGCTGGCCGACGGGATCATCACCCCCGGCGCGGCGCACTCCAAGGTCTCCGGGGTGTTCGAGAACTTCGCCGCCGGCGCGCGCAAGGCCGGCAAGGACCCGGACACCATGCCGAAGATCCTCCAGCTGCACCTGTCCTGGGCGCCGACCGACGAGGAGGCGCTGGCCAACGCGGTGACCGAGTGGCCCAACGGCGGCATGAAGTTCCCCAAGCAGGACATCCGCTCGCCCTTCGACTTCGAGCAGATGGCCAAGCTGGTGCGGCCGGAGGACTTCGAGGGCCGGATGGTCATCTCCTCGGACCCCGACGTGCACCGCGCCTCCATCCAGGCCTTCCTGGACCTCGGCGTGGACCGGGTGTACCTGCACAACGTGGGGCGCAACCAGGCCGAGTGGATCGAGGTGTTCGGGCGCGAGGTGCTGCCGAAGCTGACACGGTAGGCGCCGGCGCCGGTGTGATGGTGTTCCGACTGGTCCGGATGGCTGGCATCCGGGCCGCCGGAGCGCCGCGTGCCGCAACCCGCGGCGCGGACGGTCGTTGTCGGTCTTCGAAGGGGCGGGTGATCGTCCCGGTCTCGTCGACTCCCCGAGGACATCCATGCACGGGTTCGTGAAGAAGGGTCTGCTGCTGTCGCTGGCCGCGGGCTCGATGATGGTCGCCGGCGCCGGTGCGGCCGCCGCGGCCGACTCGGCGGCCACCGACGGCGCCGCCGCCGACAGCCCCGGCCTGGCCTCCGGCAACGTGGCGCAGGGTGCGGCCGACGTGCCGGTGCAGGTGTGCGGCGACGCCGGGGCGGCGGGCGCGGCGTTGATCGACGCTCTGGAGAACCGCTGCACGACCTGGGACAACCGCTCCTCGGTGCGCGGCGTGGCCGCGAACAGCCCCGGCGCGGTGTCCGGGGACGTCGTCGGCGGCGCGCTGAACGCCCCGGTGCAGGGCTGCGGCCTGAGCGGGACGGTCGCCGGCGCGCAGTCCGACGCCGCCGGGAACAGCTGCGACGACGTGCGCACCGCGGCGAGCGCGGTCGGCGCCACCTCGAACGACCCGGGCGCGGTGTCCGGGGACGTGGTTCAGGCCTCTGTCAACACCCCGATCCAGGTGTGCGGCGACGCGGTATCGGTCGGCAGCTTCAACACCGGCGCCGAGGACAACCACTGCGTGAACAGCTGACGTGTGCTGACGTGCGTTGACCTGCACTGATCTGCACTGAAGTTCACCGAACAGCCGTAAGACAGCTCTCCCCACCTCCCAGGTCCGGTCTTCGCGGGCGGCGCATGCGACGGCCGGACCCGGACTTTCCGGGGTCTTTTGATCGCTCTTTCGGGGGAACGGGGGGTTCGCGCGCCGCGCACTCCCCGCACTTGGCAGCACACTGACCGTCAGGTCCGCAGCCCAGGAGGGCGCGGCACGAATGGGGAGGTGGCGCGCGTGGCGACCCGGCACAGGAAACCCGGCCCGATACGCAAGACCGCTGAGACGCTGCTGGGCGGCGCCGCGGGCATCGGGGCGGTGACCGCCGTGGCCACCGTGCTGCACACCGGGGCGGGCGCGCCCGCCGCGGCCGGCACGTCCGCGCAGAGCGCCCCGGCCCGACCCGGCGCGTCGTCCTCCGAAGGCGCCAACCCGGCGGTCGCCGTGGTCGGCGACACCGCGCCGACGACCGCCCTGACGCCCGCCCCGGCGGCACCGAGCGCGACCGGCTCGCTGACACCGTCGGACGTCCCGGGCGGCGACACCCGCATCCAGTACGAACCCACGCACGCCGCGTCGTCGTCCTCGGCGGTCGCCTTCACGGCGAACAGCCCGGCGCCGACGCAGGGGTCCACCGCTCCCCCGCCGGTGCTGCGCTCCCGGCCGCCAGCCCCGCCGACCGGCTCGCCGAGCCCGCCGAGCCAGCCCGCCCCGCCGACGCAGCCGCCGACGCAGCCGCCGACGCGAGGCCCGGTCAGCTCCCCGGCGCCGCCGAGCGCACCGCCGTCCCACGCACCCTCCCCGCCCGGCGGCGGGAACGGAGGCGGCAACGGCGGCGGGGGCGGCGGTCTGGGCGGCCTGCTGGACGGGGTGCTCGGCACGCTCGGAACGGTGACCGGGATCCTCGGCGGGCTCGGACGGCACTGAGAAAACTGAGGAACCAAGAGCGCTGAGGGCACTGAAAACGCCGAGGGCGCTGAGAACCTCCAGGACGTCGAAAACACTGAGAACGCCGAGGGCGCCGAGCACAGAGCGCTTCAGAGCACTGGCAGCCACGTCGGCGCCGTCCACTCGGACGGCGCCGACGGCGGCGAAAACACCCTGTCGGACCCCGCCAACCGCCGCAGCCCCTTCCTTGTCAGTGGTTTGACATCGGACCAGGCTGCGGAATCATTGTCCTGGCACCGCGTTCACGAGCTGCGTTTCCCACGGTCGCCAGGGCACCGGCGAGGACCGGCTGTCCGGCCGGTGCGGGTGATCGTCACGTCGGCACGATAGCCCTCGCCCCCATGACTGGTTACCTTGAACTGCACGAGTGCGGAGGCTGAGACGGGAGCGGAGGATGGTGCGGCAGGCGTCAGGAGTGTGGAGACGAGCGGAGTGCGGCCGCGGCCCGGTTTCGCTCGCTAGCACAATCTGCGCGCGCGTCCATCCCCCCGTCGGCTTCCGTCATCAGGGCAATGCCACGATCCGTAGGCACATTTCCCAGATCTGTGCCCGACGATCGCACGATCGGGGGCACAAGCTATCGCCGAGGCCGGTCCGGGGCACAACCTCCGTGGCCGGGCCGCAGGTGAGACGGCCACTCGACCGGGCGGAGGCGCCGCGCCGGATGGGGCAAACGACGGCGCGCGGTGAGGATGTGTCGGCATGATTGTGTCTGGGCCCCCGCCGGGGTCCGCACGGACCACCCACAGGACGGCGGGAATGGCGTCGGCGTTCGACCTCTCCGGTTTCTCGGTCACCGACATGGTCGTCGCCTCCGGCGAGCTCCGGGCCGTCACCGCCGGAGCCGCCTCCATGGAGGAGGGCTCGGCGGCGATCGTCGAGTGGCTGCGGCACGCCTTCACCGACCCGGCGACCGGCCGCCCGGCCTTCGCGCTGGCCCGGATGTTCCACACTGTCACCTGGGACCGGCTGACCCCGGACCTGCGCTCCTATGTCGGCACCCGGGATCCGGCGGCGGCCGCGAACGACGACGGCCTGCCGTATCTGACGCTGCTGGCCACCTCCGGGGACCATCCGCACTGGTCGGACCGCCGCAACAGCCGCGACCACCAGGCGATCCCGCTGTCCGCCTCGGACGTGGTGCGGCGCGCGCCGCTCGCGCTTGCGCTGCTGGACCGGCTGCTGGGCTTGCAGCCCTCGCCGGAGCCGGTGCCGGCGCGGCCGCACGGCGGCGAGTCGCCGGCCGCCTCGGCGCGGCTGCGGGACCGGTTCGACGTCTTCCACGTGCCCGAAGCCCTCGGCAGCCCGTATGTGCCGACCCCTGAGTTCGTCCGCGACTATCAGATCCGCTCGGCGATCGCGCTGGGCGCGGTGCTGGACTCCGGCGGGCCGGACCACCCGGACCTGCCCGGGGTGCGGAACACCTCGCTGTACACGGCGCTGCTGTATTCGCGCGTCCGCATCCCGGCCGAGACCGCGACGCACTTCCGGACGCTGGCCGCGGCGATCCGGCTGGCGCTGACCCCGCTGCTGGCCGTGCCCTTGTTCGCGCCCTCGTCCCCGGCGGCGGGGCACCAGGTGTTCGGCGCCCGCAACGGGAACGGCTCGGGGACCGGCCTCGGCAACGGCGTGGCCGGGGCGCCGACCGGGAACGGCGCGCCGCCGGCCGCCGGCTCCGCGCCCGCGGGGAACGGCGCGGCCGGCAACGGCGCCGCCGGGAACGGGCACCGGCCGTCGGTGAACCTGGTCCCGCAGCAGGCCTCGGCGCCGCCTCCGTCGTCCTCCTCGGTCCCGGCCGCCGCCGGCGACGGCAACGCTGCGGCGCTGGCCGCCGAAGCCGAGCTGCGCGCCTCGCAGCGGCGGCTGACGCAGGAGACCCGGATCGTCGAGACGCTCTACATGATCGGGCAGTCTCTGCACCGGGAGCTGGACACCCGCAAGATCGCCAAGCTCGCCACGGACGCCGCGACCACCGCGATCGACGCCGAGTTCGGGTCCTGCTTCTACACCCTGACCTCCGCCAACGGCCAGGCGCAGACCCGGTTCGCGCTGGCCGGGACGGTCCCGGCGGAGCGCTTCGAGAACCTGCCGATGCCGCGGCCGACCTCGCTGGTGGGCGCGGCGTTCCCCGGGACCGCGCCGATCCGCTCCGGCGACGTCACCGCCGACCCGCGCTACGGCCAGCGCGCGCCGTTCCACGGCCTGCCGCCGGGACACCCGCCGGTGAAGTCCTTCCTGGCGCTGCCGATCACCACGATCGGCGGCACGGTGCTGGGCTCGATGTACTTCGGCCACTCCGAACCGAACCGGTTCACCGAGCGCGACGAGCAGATCGTTAAGGGCATCGCCGGGCAGGCGGCCTCGGCGATGGACAACGCGCGGCTGTACCGGCTGGAGCGCGAGACCGCGGTGGAGCTGCAGAACTCGCTGCTGCCGGCGTCCCCGCCGCAGCTGGCGGAGCTGGAGATCGCCTTCACCTACCTGGCCGGCGCGCAGGGCACGCAGGTCGGCGGCGACTGGTTCGACGTGATCCCGCTGTCCGGCGGCCGGGTGGCGCTGGTCATCGGGGACGTGATGGGGCGCGGGATCCGGGCCGCGGCGATCATGGGGCAGCTGCGGACGGCGGTGCGCGCGTACGCGGTGATGGACCTGCCGCCGGGGCAGATCATGCATCTGCTGAACCGGCTGGTGTGCACCATGCCGGCCTCGGCGGCGAGCAGCTCGGTGGCGGTGACCACGCTGAGCGCCTCCGGGACGTACCCGGTCGGCACCGGGGCGCTGGGACCGGCCGACGACGGCGTCGCCGAGCAGATCGCGACGTGCGTGTACGCCGTCTACGACCCGGCGGAGGAGGTCCTGACCTGGGCCAGCGCCGGGCACATGCCGCCGGCGCTGATCACCCCGGAGGGCACGGCGCACCTGCTGGAGGACGACCTCGGGATGCCGCTGGGCATCGAGGAGGCGGTGTTCGACGAGAAGGTGCAGACCCTGGCCGGCGGCAGCAGGCTGCTGCTGTACACCGACGGCCTGGTGGAGTGCCACGACGCGCCGCTGACCGAGCGGCTGAACCGGCTCTCCACGGAGCTGGTCCGCTCCGACGACGGACCGCTGGGTTCCTCCGGACCGCTGAGCTCGGAGAGCGTGCAGCGCACCTGCGACCGCCTGCTGCACGCGATGCTCTCCGGCGACGAGCACGACGACGTGGCGCTGCTGATGGTGCGGACCCGCCCGACCCGCATCCGCAAGGCGGCGCTGGACCTGGACCCGGACCCGATGGCGGCGCGCGCCGCGCGGCGGTTCGTCACCGCGACGCTGAGCGAGTGGGACCTGGACCACCTGACCGACGACGTGCTCTCGGTGGTCACCGAGCTGGTCACCAACGCCACCCAGCACGCCGCGACGACCAGCCAGCTGGCGCTGCGCTCGCATCCGGGGCGGCTGATGGTCGAGGTCGCCGACTGCGACGGCCGCATCCCGCGCCCGGCGGTGACGCAGCACATGGACGAGCGGCATCGCGGCCTGCTGATAGTCGCGCAGCTGTCGCAGCGGTGGGGCGTGCGGCCGACGGACCGCGGGAAGATCGTGTGGGCCGAGATGGGCGAGTCCGCTGGGGAGTAGGGCTGCGGGAGGGCGAGGGATGGCTTCGGCGGTGCCGGCGGTGTCGGCGACAGCGGTGACATAGGTGGCGGCGACGGTATCGGCAGCAGCGGCGGTATCGGCGACAGCGGCGGTATCGGCGACAGCGGCAGCGGCAGCAGCGGCGGTGCCGGTGACATCGGCGACAGCGGCGGCGGAGGTGCCGACGGCGGCGGAGGAGGCGGAGGAGGCGGCGGAGGTGGCGGCGGAGGCGGCGGAGGTGGCGGCGGAGGAGGTGGCGGCGGCGGAGGAGGTGGCGGCCGCGGCGGCGAAGGTGCCAGTGGCGGTGGCGGTATCGGTGACATCGGCGATGCCGGCGCTTTCGGTGACATCGGTGTTCGAGGATTTCGTGCGTGTCGCCACCGGTCACCAGCCGTCTGCTGCTCAGATGAGGCTCGCTGCGGATGGGTTGCCGGAGGTCGTCGAGATCGCCGCGGGCACTGCCGGCGAGGAGCGGGTCGAGACCGCCGTGTTGCCGTGGCTCCATCGGCGGATGGTCTCGGCGCCGGAAGCCACGCCGAGGCGGCTGGTCTACGTCGTGCCGATGCATGGTCCCGTCGAGGAGGTGTTCGCGCGGATCGGTGAGTGGCTGGCGCGGCTTGGGCTCGCCGAGGACGTCGGTCTGCATCTGGTCGCTGGCGCGGCTCCGGGCAGCGGGTGGCAGCGTCGGCCGGAGGAGTCCGCGATTCTGGTCGGGACGCCGGACCTGTTGCTGAGCAAGGCGCTCATGCGCGGGTTCGGCGACTCGGCGCAGAACGCTCCGGTGTCGTTCGGGCTGCTGAACAACGGTGTGCAGTGGGTCTTCGAGGACGCGCGGCGGCTCGGTCCCGGGTTGGCGACGAGCGTCGAGCTGCAACGGCTGCGTGATCTGCTGGGGACGGCGGCGCCTGCTCGCAGCACCTGGTTGTCCGATGCCCCGCATCTGCTTGAGACGGCCGGCGCGACTGTCCCGAGGTTGGATCGGGACGCTCTGCGCACGCTGTTCGACACCACCGTCGAGCCGAGCGGTGTCGGCGTTGCGCGCCTGGTCTGCGACCAGGCCGACTGGACCGTGCAGATCGCGCGGCGCAACTGGGAGTCCACGCCGTCCGAGGAGGAGCCCCGTCTACGCGGGGACGAGCTCCGCCGTGTGCCGCTCGCCGACGTGCGGCAGATGCTCGGCGCGGGGATGTGGTTCTGGATCCGGGACCGGCTGGACGGTGCGTGGCGGCACGCGGTCGCCGAGGACCTCACGCCCGGCGTCACACTGGTGCGGCACGACCCCGAGGCCGGACCGGCGCAGGACGCCGCGCCGTGGGCGTTCGCCTGCACCGCGTGGGTCAGTCTCGACCAGCACCTGATGGAGACCGAGGAGGAGGCGCGCGACCTCCTGGACTCGCTGCCCGGACTGCTGGCGGACCAGCAGGAGGCTGTCAGGCTGGCGGCGCGCTATCACGATCTCGGCAAGTGCCACGACGTATTCCAGGAGATGTTGCGAGGTGGTGGCGGCGATCCGCCCGACTACCTGCTGGCCAAGTCGAAGGCGCCATTCAGCACCGGTCAGAGGAGAAGGGCGTACTTCCGGCATGAACTCGTCAGCGCGCTGATCTTGATGGAGGGCGGCCATCCCTGGCTGACGACCTACCTCGTCGCCGCGCACCACGGGCACGTGCGCGTCTCGGTGCGGCCGGGGCGGGACGAGGCACCGCTCATCCTGGGTGTCCTCGACGGGGATCAGATTCCGCCGATCGAGTTGTCGACCGGTGAGCGCTTCCCCGCGCAGCGCCTTCAGACCACGGACATCGAGCCTGGCGGAGGGTGGACGGAGCGAGTGCTGGCGCTGGTGGACCGCGAAGATCTCGGACCCTTCAGGCTCGCCTACCTCGAGACGCTGGTCCGCGTATCCGACTGGCGGTCCAGCGCGCGCCATGACGGTCCGGTCGAAGCGCTCGCGCCCGCGCTGCCCGCGACCCCGGCCGCGCTCAGTCCCGAGGCTGCTTCTTCTCCGTCGGCAGCGGCGCTCCCCCGCTGATCCCGGTCGCGATCGACACGGTCGAGGCGGCCTGGGCCACTGTCGATCCCAGATCCGTGTACAGCGGCGCCTTGGCGGCGCGCAGGGCTCGACGAAGCCTGGTGATGAACTCCATACCCGGCAGGCTAGCCGAGGCGGCGGCGCTGCGCGGACCGACGGCTGCGTGGACCGACGCAGGCGGCTGATGCCGCCTACAGCAGCGGCCGCAGCGCCTCGCGGACGCGCCGCTCGACCACGGCGAGCGCCAGGTTCGCGTCCTCGCGGGCGAACGGCGAGCCCTC
This window harbors:
- a CDS encoding mycothiol transferase, which codes for MTGQDLLVDAFGRVHESVHAAVAGLTLEQLHRRLDGDANPVGWLIWHLARVQDDHVADVAGLEQAWTSQGFDAKFGSPYPAADVGYGQSSGEVGKLNVPSIEVLTAYHDAVHELTVGYVAGLTDDDFDRVVDTRWDPPVTLGVRLISVVSDTMQHVGQAAYVRGILLRDQ
- a CDS encoding AraC family transcriptional regulator → MSSVYAERRSRRVPGRFVVCAWTRVNLGDGEHRQLVVPDGCSDLTWQGGVVRLVGPDRGAWRAGLAAGAAVAGVRLRAGAARLLLGRMPVDEVRDAQVPLESLTGGVGELTERLAATDSPWAAARVLEDFVAALTPRYEPDGAVEQVVRMLRPGETPQVPALADAVGLSERQLRRRFTEAVGYGPKTLHGILRFQHALDLGRRAEPYGLAAIAHEAGYADQAHFTREVRRLAGMTPTELLGSGG
- a CDS encoding TIGR03557 family F420-dependent LLM class oxidoreductase produces the protein MSAAHIGYAAMLEQFGPIEVTEYSALAEQHGFTGTMAADHFQPWVPQQGNAPFVWNVLTAIGERTGTDLGPGVTCPSFRMHPAMVAQASATLAAMYPDRHWLGLGSGEALNEHIVGGYWPEAPTRVAMMFEAIEVINKLFTGKDVKHAGKYFTLETTRLWTVPATPPPIYIAAAGPYTSRKTGELADGIITPGAAHSKVSGVFENFAAGARKAGKDPDTMPKILQLHLSWAPTDEEALANAVTEWPNGGMKFPKQDIRSPFDFEQMAKLVRPEDFEGRMVISSDPDVHRASIQAFLDLGVDRVYLHNVGRNQAEWIEVFGREVLPKLTR
- a CDS encoding chaplin — protein: MHGFVKKGLLLSLAAGSMMVAGAGAAAAADSAATDGAAADSPGLASGNVAQGAADVPVQVCGDAGAAGAALIDALENRCTTWDNRSSVRGVAANSPGAVSGDVVGGALNAPVQGCGLSGTVAGAQSDAAGNSCDDVRTAASAVGATSNDPGAVSGDVVQASVNTPIQVCGDAVSVGSFNTGAEDNHCVNS
- a CDS encoding ATP-binding SpoIIE family protein phosphatase, whose amino-acid sequence is MASAFDLSGFSVTDMVVASGELRAVTAGAASMEEGSAAIVEWLRHAFTDPATGRPAFALARMFHTVTWDRLTPDLRSYVGTRDPAAAANDDGLPYLTLLATSGDHPHWSDRRNSRDHQAIPLSASDVVRRAPLALALLDRLLGLQPSPEPVPARPHGGESPAASARLRDRFDVFHVPEALGSPYVPTPEFVRDYQIRSAIALGAVLDSGGPDHPDLPGVRNTSLYTALLYSRVRIPAETATHFRTLAAAIRLALTPLLAVPLFAPSSPAAGHQVFGARNGNGSGTGLGNGVAGAPTGNGAPPAAGSAPAGNGAAGNGAAGNGHRPSVNLVPQQASAPPPSSSSVPAAAGDGNAAALAAEAELRASQRRLTQETRIVETLYMIGQSLHRELDTRKIAKLATDAATTAIDAEFGSCFYTLTSANGQAQTRFALAGTVPAERFENLPMPRPTSLVGAAFPGTAPIRSGDVTADPRYGQRAPFHGLPPGHPPVKSFLALPITTIGGTVLGSMYFGHSEPNRFTERDEQIVKGIAGQAASAMDNARLYRLERETAVELQNSLLPASPPQLAELEIAFTYLAGAQGTQVGGDWFDVIPLSGGRVALVIGDVMGRGIRAAAIMGQLRTAVRAYAVMDLPPGQIMHLLNRLVCTMPASAASSSVAVTTLSASGTYPVGTGALGPADDGVAEQIATCVYAVYDPAEEVLTWASAGHMPPALITPEGTAHLLEDDLGMPLGIEEAVFDEKVQTLAGGSRLLLYTDGLVECHDAPLTERLNRLSTELVRSDDGPLGSSGPLSSESVQRTCDRLLHAMLSGDEHDDVALLMVRTRPTRIRKAALDLDPDPMAARAARRFVTATLSEWDLDHLTDDVLSVVTELVTNATQHAATTSQLALRSHPGRLMVEVADCDGRIPRPAVTQHMDERHRGLLIVAQLSQRWGVRPTDRGKIVWAEMGESAGE
- a CDS encoding CRISPR-associated endonuclease Cas3''; amino-acid sequence: MTSATAAAEVPTAAEEAEEAAEVAAEAAEVAAEEVAAAEEVAAAAAKVPVAVAVSVTSAMPALSVTSVFEDFVRVATGHQPSAAQMRLAADGLPEVVEIAAGTAGEERVETAVLPWLHRRMVSAPEATPRRLVYVVPMHGPVEEVFARIGEWLARLGLAEDVGLHLVAGAAPGSGWQRRPEESAILVGTPDLLLSKALMRGFGDSAQNAPVSFGLLNNGVQWVFEDARRLGPGLATSVELQRLRDLLGTAAPARSTWLSDAPHLLETAGATVPRLDRDALRTLFDTTVEPSGVGVARLVCDQADWTVQIARRNWESTPSEEEPRLRGDELRRVPLADVRQMLGAGMWFWIRDRLDGAWRHAVAEDLTPGVTLVRHDPEAGPAQDAAPWAFACTAWVSLDQHLMETEEEARDLLDSLPGLLADQQEAVRLAARYHDLGKCHDVFQEMLRGGGGDPPDYLLAKSKAPFSTGQRRRAYFRHELVSALILMEGGHPWLTTYLVAAHHGHVRVSVRPGRDEAPLILGVLDGDQIPPIELSTGERFPAQRLQTTDIEPGGGWTERVLALVDREDLGPFRLAYLETLVRVSDWRSSARHDGPVEALAPALPATPAALSPEAASSPSAAALPR